Proteins encoded within one genomic window of Bacteroides sedimenti:
- a CDS encoding 4-hydroxy-3-methylbut-2-enyl diphosphate reductase, translated as MIKVEIDKGSGFCFGVVTAIKKAEEELAKGETLYCLGDIVHNSKEVERLREMGLITINHEEFKQLHNAKVLLRAHGEPPETYAIAKENNIEIIDATCPVVLKLQQRIKQQYAMPDKERQIVIYGKNGHAEVLGLVGQTSGEAIVIEKLEEVTKLDFNKNIRLYSQTTKSLDEFQKIVEYIKEHISPDATFEFYDSICRQVANRMPHIQRFAASHDLIFFVSGKKSSNGKILFNECCKVNPNSFLIDSPEEINPQLLQGVKSIGICGATSTPKWLMEEVQTYINKIIVES; from the coding sequence ATGATTAAAGTTGAGATTGACAAAGGATCAGGATTCTGCTTCGGAGTGGTCACAGCCATAAAGAAAGCAGAGGAAGAACTGGCAAAAGGGGAAACCCTCTATTGCCTGGGAGACATTGTACACAACAGCAAAGAGGTGGAACGACTCAGAGAGATGGGACTAATAACTATCAATCACGAGGAGTTCAAGCAACTGCATAATGCCAAGGTGTTACTCAGGGCACACGGCGAACCACCCGAAACTTATGCCATTGCCAAAGAAAACAATATAGAGATTATTGATGCAACCTGCCCTGTGGTGCTTAAACTGCAGCAGCGGATTAAACAGCAGTATGCAATGCCCGACAAGGAAAGACAGATTGTGATATACGGTAAAAATGGTCATGCTGAAGTACTTGGATTGGTAGGACAAACCTCTGGCGAGGCCATTGTCATTGAGAAACTGGAAGAGGTGACAAAGCTTGATTTCAACAAGAACATCCGTCTTTATTCACAAACAACCAAATCGCTGGACGAATTTCAGAAAATAGTGGAATACATCAAGGAACATATCTCACCGGATGCGACATTCGAGTTTTATGATTCCATCTGCCGTCAGGTTGCAAACCGCATGCCACACATACAACGTTTTGCAGCTTCGCACGACCTGATTTTCTTTGTCAGTGGGAAAAAGAGCTCCAACGGCAAGATACTTTTTAATGAATGTTGCAAAGTAAATCCAAACTCTTTCCTGATTGACAGTCCCGAAGAGATTAACCCACAATTGTTACAGGGAGTAAAATCCATTGGTATTTGTGGGGCAACCTCAACCCCAAAATGGTTGATGGAGGAGGTTCAAACATACATCAACAAAATCATTGTTGAATCGTAA
- the cmk gene encoding (d)CMP kinase, translating to MNNSTRKIIIAIDGFSSCGKSTMAKDLARAIGYIYIDSGAMYRAVTLYCIKNGLFTNGEINIPELELRIKDIHISFKLDEKTNLPQTYLNGENVEEEIRTMEVSSKVSRVSAIDFVREALVNQQQEMGKEKGIVMDGRDIGTTVFPESELKIFVTASPEIRALRRYDEMVAKGMEVKFEEILKNVKDRDYQDQNREVSPLKRAADAILLDNSLLTVDEQKDWLLQQFEKATQTSN from the coding sequence ATGAACAACTCTACAAGAAAAATAATCATAGCTATTGACGGTTTCTCTTCCTGTGGTAAAAGCACTATGGCAAAAGATCTTGCCAGAGCAATTGGCTATATTTACATCGACAGCGGGGCCATGTATCGCGCCGTAACACTTTATTGCATTAAAAACGGGCTCTTTACCAATGGTGAAATAAACATTCCCGAACTGGAACTCCGGATCAAAGATATCCATATATCATTCAAACTGGATGAAAAGACAAACCTCCCTCAGACTTATCTGAATGGTGAGAATGTGGAAGAAGAGATACGTACCATGGAAGTATCTTCAAAAGTAAGCCGGGTAAGCGCGATAGATTTTGTACGTGAGGCATTGGTTAATCAGCAGCAGGAGATGGGGAAAGAAAAAGGTATTGTGATGGACGGGCGCGACATAGGAACTACCGTTTTCCCTGAATCGGAATTGAAGATATTTGTAACCGCCTCACCCGAAATCAGAGCTCTTCGCCGATACGACGAAATGGTGGCTAAAGGGATGGAAGTTAAATTTGAGGAGATTCTGAAGAATGTGAAAGACAGGGATTATCAGGACCAGAATCGTGAAGTAAGTCCTCTGAAAAGAGCAGCTGACGCAATCTTACTGGATAACAGTCTGCTGACCGTCGATGAACAAAAAGATTGGCTGCTCCAGCAATTTGAGAAGGCTACCCAAACATCAAACTAA
- the porQ gene encoding type IX secretion system protein PorQ, which translates to MRKQFLILLSFLMSITAHAQSGTSVFKFLELPFSSHAAALGGDNVSINDDDITMAVHNPALLSFVSDKTLNLNYMSYISGVGVGSAAFSRALGERSVWAVTAQYVNYGDFKQTTEEDVELGTFSAKDMAFSGIYSYDLSDYWSGGITGRMIYSTYEKYSSFAVGVDLGLNYFNENTGLSASIVARNLGGQIKAFDEEREKLPFDLLAGFSKKLSHAPFRLSVTMHDLTDWSSSPTKSGSEEKEKFSKTLFNHFIFGVDFLPSETTYVSLGYNCKRKSEMKVNESSGWSGMALGAGIQIKRLKIGASYAKYHTSSSSLLFNFAMTL; encoded by the coding sequence ATGAGAAAACAGTTTCTGATTTTGCTATCATTCCTCATGAGTATAACGGCACATGCTCAGAGTGGTACAAGCGTGTTTAAGTTCCTGGAGCTGCCTTTTTCATCTCATGCAGCAGCATTGGGAGGTGATAATGTATCTATCAATGATGATGACATTACCATGGCAGTCCATAATCCGGCACTACTTTCGTTCGTATCGGACAAAACACTGAACTTAAACTACATGAGTTATATAAGTGGTGTAGGAGTTGGAAGTGCAGCTTTCTCAAGAGCATTAGGCGAACGGTCAGTGTGGGCAGTGACCGCTCAGTATGTGAACTATGGAGACTTTAAACAGACAACGGAAGAAGATGTTGAACTAGGAACCTTCTCGGCTAAGGACATGGCCTTTTCGGGAATCTATTCATATGACCTGTCAGACTACTGGAGTGGTGGGATAACAGGCAGGATGATTTATTCCACTTATGAGAAATATTCCTCGTTTGCCGTGGGAGTTGATCTTGGATTGAACTATTTCAATGAAAATACTGGATTATCAGCATCGATTGTAGCCAGAAACCTAGGCGGACAAATAAAAGCTTTTGACGAAGAGCGAGAGAAACTACCATTCGATCTGCTTGCCGGGTTCAGCAAAAAACTTTCTCATGCACCTTTCAGGTTATCGGTTACAATGCACGACCTAACCGACTGGTCATCATCTCCAACCAAATCCGGTTCAGAAGAAAAAGAAAAATTCAGCAAGACACTATTCAACCACTTTATTTTCGGTGTAGATTTTCTTCCATCCGAAACCACATACGTTTCTTTGGGATATAACTGCAAACGGAAAAGCGAAATGAAAGTGAACGAAAGCAGCGGATGGTCGGGTATGGCCTTGGGTGCCGGCATTCAGATTAAACGATTAAAAATCGGAGCATCGTATGCTAAATATCACACATCAAGCTCTTCGTTGCTATTCAATTTTGCAATGACATTATAA
- a CDS encoding energy transducer TonB: MEIRKMPKLDLERKRPLGFLIGFAIALLLLLAAFQLSVSQPAYTRMLASTAGKEEMVPITVQEVPRAPLKTKTVENELTIPSTENFAQQVEETENVSYYTEEPRMIIVTSHYSIKLSQPEEPKQQEEIPARVTEYQPEFPGGQAALLAYLRRNVNYPVLAQESGIQGRVIIQFVVNRDGTVTEPVVLRSVHPVLDREAVRVVSSMPRWRPGMQDGKPIRATYAIPVSFKLN, encoded by the coding sequence ATGGAAATAAGGAAAATGCCTAAATTGGATTTAGAAAGAAAGAGACCTCTTGGTTTCTTGATAGGCTTTGCTATAGCTCTGCTTCTTTTGTTGGCTGCTTTTCAACTTAGTGTTTCACAGCCTGCTTATACAAGAATGCTGGCAAGTACCGCCGGAAAAGAAGAAATGGTGCCAATTACAGTGCAGGAAGTGCCGAGAGCTCCGTTGAAGACAAAGACTGTTGAGAATGAACTTACAATACCTTCAACAGAAAATTTCGCACAGCAGGTTGAAGAAACGGAAAATGTTTCTTATTATACTGAAGAACCCAGGATGATTATTGTTACAAGTCATTATTCCATTAAACTTTCACAACCTGAAGAGCCTAAACAACAGGAAGAGATTCCGGCTAGAGTGACAGAATACCAACCGGAGTTTCCAGGAGGACAAGCAGCGCTTCTTGCTTATCTAAGAAGGAATGTGAATTATCCGGTTCTAGCTCAGGAAAGTGGCATTCAGGGAAGAGTAATTATTCAATTTGTAGTTAATCGCGATGGTACCGTTACGGAACCGGTCGTTCTGAGAAGTGTGCATCCGGTTCTTGACAGAGAAGCAGTTCGTGTGGTTTCGTCCATGCCAAGATGGCGGCCGGGAATGCAGGATGGGAAACCAATCAGAGCAACATATGCCATCCCAGTCTCATTTAAATTAAATTAA
- a CDS encoding polyprenyl synthetase family protein produces the protein MYTSTKVLEIINQYISELSYSHAPKKLYDPIEYILSLGGKRIRPVLMLMAYNLYKEDVTRILSPAAGLEIYHNFTLLHDDLMDKADMRRNKPTVHKMWDDNTAILSGDAMLIMAYRYVAGCSSEYLGKVLDTFTQAALEVCEGQQYDIDFESRTDVKEEEYLEMIRLKTSVLLAAALKMGAELAGASDEDAAHLYDFGVNIGIAFQLKDDLLDVYGDPKVFGKNIGGDILCNKKTFMLIKALENANSEQAAELKSWIDKEVFDSKEKIEAVTALYNQIGVKQLCEAKMKEYYTKGIESLSLVGRSEEEKSGLKGVAENLMYREM, from the coding sequence ATGTATACATCGACAAAAGTATTAGAGATAATCAATCAGTATATTTCAGAATTGTCTTATTCACATGCCCCCAAAAAACTTTATGATCCGATAGAATATATTCTTTCACTTGGAGGGAAACGAATACGCCCGGTTCTGATGTTGATGGCTTACAATCTTTATAAGGAGGATGTAACCCGAATTTTGTCTCCTGCTGCTGGTCTGGAAATTTATCATAACTTTACTTTGCTGCACGATGATTTGATGGATAAAGCAGATATGCGAAGAAACAAACCTACTGTGCATAAAATGTGGGATGATAATACGGCAATTCTTTCAGGCGATGCTATGCTGATAATGGCTTACAGGTATGTAGCCGGTTGCTCTTCCGAATATCTGGGAAAGGTGCTGGATACTTTTACCCAAGCGGCTCTTGAGGTTTGTGAAGGACAGCAGTACGATATCGATTTTGAAAGCAGAACGGATGTGAAGGAGGAGGAATATCTGGAAATGATTCGACTGAAAACTTCTGTGTTGCTGGCTGCTGCCTTGAAGATGGGAGCAGAACTGGCCGGAGCTTCTGATGAAGATGCTGCTCACCTCTATGATTTCGGAGTCAATATTGGTATTGCATTTCAATTGAAAGACGATTTACTTGATGTATATGGTGATCCGAAAGTTTTTGGAAAGAATATTGGAGGAGACATTCTCTGTAACAAGAAGACTTTCATGTTGATAAAAGCTTTGGAAAATGCCAATTCAGAGCAAGCTGCGGAATTAAAAAGCTGGATTGATAAGGAAGTGTTTGATTCCAAAGAGAAGATTGAAGCTGTAACCGCACTATATAATCAGATTGGAGTAAAACAACTCTGTGAAGCCAAAATGAAAGAGTACTACACCAAAGGAATTGAAAGCCTTTCTTTAGTCGGTAGGTCTGAAGAAGAGAAAAGCGGTTTGAAAGGTGTGGCTGAAAATTTAATGTATCGGGAAATGTAA
- a CDS encoding TatD family hydrolase yields the protein MNFIDTHSHLFSEEFTDDLPQVIERAKAAGISRIYMPNIDCSTIKPLLDTVSRFPGYCFPMLGLHPTSVNENFRDELSVMRKMLEEPNSFVAIGEVGMDLYWDKTFLQEQLEAFDTQIQWAAEYQLPLVIHSRDSFDEVLQVMKQNQDRVLKGIFHSFTGTLDEAEQLLQFDGFCLGINGVVTFKKSTLPEVLKRIPLERIVLETDSPYLTPAPNRGKRNESANLKDTLLKLAEIYQCTPDEVAEITTRNALKIFIS from the coding sequence ATGAATTTTATCGATACACATTCTCATCTTTTTTCGGAAGAATTTACAGACGACCTCCCGCAGGTGATTGAGCGGGCAAAGGCGGCAGGAATTAGTCGCATCTATATGCCCAATATTGATTGTTCTACCATTAAACCATTACTTGATACAGTGTCACGTTTTCCCGGTTATTGCTTCCCGATGCTTGGGCTTCATCCCACATCGGTGAATGAGAATTTCAGGGATGAACTGTCTGTGATGAGGAAAATGTTGGAAGAACCCAACTCTTTTGTTGCTATCGGAGAAGTAGGAATGGACCTCTATTGGGATAAAACATTTCTGCAAGAGCAGTTGGAGGCATTTGATACGCAAATTCAGTGGGCGGCGGAATATCAGTTGCCGTTGGTGATTCACAGCCGCGATTCCTTTGATGAGGTGCTTCAGGTGATGAAGCAAAACCAGGATAGGGTACTGAAAGGTATTTTCCACAGCTTTACAGGTACCTTGGATGAGGCTGAACAGTTGCTGCAGTTTGATGGCTTTTGTCTTGGTATTAATGGGGTGGTGACCTTTAAAAAGTCAACTCTTCCCGAAGTGCTGAAACGTATTCCATTAGAACGAATTGTGCTCGAGACCGACTCCCCGTACCTTACGCCGGCTCCCAACCGAGGCAAGAGAAACGAAAGTGCCAATCTGAAGGATACCCTCTTGAAGCTGGCGGAAATTTACCAGTGCACCCCGGATGAAGTGGCTGAAATAACCACCAGGAATGCGCTTAAGATATTTATTTCATAA
- a CDS encoding zinc ribbon domain-containing protein encodes MEENICQSCGMNMKAEQDFGTNADNTKNMEYCNYCYQKGAFTRNVTMEEMMESNLKYLDHWNAETGNNFTIDEARPILRQFLSTLKRWK; translated from the coding sequence ATGGAAGAGAATATTTGTCAAAGTTGCGGTATGAATATGAAAGCTGAGCAAGATTTTGGTACTAATGCCGACAATACAAAAAACATGGAGTATTGTAACTATTGTTATCAAAAAGGAGCTTTTACACGTAATGTAACGATGGAGGAAATGATGGAGAGCAACCTGAAATATCTCGATCATTGGAATGCTGAAACAGGAAACAACTTTACAATAGATGAAGCTCGTCCAATTTTGCGCCAGTTTTTATCTACATTGAAGCGGTGGAAGTAA